The following proteins are encoded in a genomic region of Desulfurococcaceae archaeon:
- a CDS encoding beta-propeller domain-containing protein, with product MDRRLVLFVSIALLTGVVIPIAAYLAFNVLAQMNVTTRILPVPTTPSPGERGAESELSSYEELVELLSRTLNYKKHVASLLRLYYTKAAVPVELPAITDIQVFGLTTSRAAQALQETATTRVSWTNVQVAGIDEPDIVKANEKIIATASSREVFLVSVQGKKVVGKVVIEESSIQGLFLRGNRLVIIAHSIEETKMPLILGTNVTMFAPCEYTSIYVVDVSDPEEPNPLTRIRIGGSLLSARLLGEVVYVVANQPAVEGESELLIPVVNARAVSAENIIITGALGEVYANILSINVTGLEYAVRSVLMPAGSRLYMSYEKLYIVSSTQPSIVDLYRNVVEAAARLLPLDVSGKIKVYVEGGDLTSAYSHLVEYINGVDKPEEFLEKVRRELELVELPDYTHIYVLGVRGLGIDYIGSVTVEGRVLDQFAIEEYDGYFVVATTVNSYKVSLGYVVVTSQLPSVEQGATILICRGTECVDRTVPVRYVNVSSEVMPGKNIYMHPYVSVSDSDNRVYVVSLDSLTIRGVLKHLASGERIYAARLIKNTLFLVTFRQVDPLFAIDLSNPENPKVLGYLKIPGFSEYLHPLPGDTLLGVGREDPSNLKISLFDVKNPANMSEVVKIVINMASSPALQDHHAVTVDPDYNHVYIPIALYRAMRGEEPTGIAVVYFENSALQLKAILSHPGATRALYIGNELYTVSSSSIRVFNVESLELISEIPLK from the coding sequence TTGGATAGGCGCCTCGTGTTGTTTGTATCAATAGCGTTATTGACTGGCGTAGTCATCCCCATAGCGGCGTACCTGGCATTTAACGTGCTGGCACAGATGAATGTGACCACGCGTATATTGCCGGTACCTACAACACCTTCACCTGGAGAAAGGGGGGCCGAAAGCGAGTTATCGAGCTATGAGGAACTCGTAGAGTTGCTTTCTAGGACTTTAAATTACAAGAAGCACGTAGCATCGCTACTACGCCTTTATTACACCAAGGCGGCAGTGCCGGTAGAATTGCCAGCAATCACCGATATTCAAGTATTCGGGCTTACCACCAGCAGAGCCGCTCAAGCACTCCAAGAAACCGCCACTACGAGAGTTTCGTGGACTAATGTACAAGTAGCAGGCATCGATGAACCTGATATCGTTAAGGCGAATGAAAAGATCATAGCCACCGCTTCTTCCAGAGAAGTCTTCCTCGTTAGCGTGCAGGGGAAAAAGGTAGTTGGCAAGGTGGTTATCGAAGAAAGCAGTATTCAGGGGCTGTTTTTACGAGGAAACAGGCTTGTAATAATAGCCCATAGCATTGAAGAAACGAAAATGCCGTTAATACTGGGTACTAACGTAACGATGTTCGCTCCCTGCGAGTACACGTCTATATATGTAGTCGATGTAAGTGATCCCGAAGAACCGAACCCGCTGACGAGGATCAGGATTGGCGGGTCTCTTCTCAGCGCTAGACTCTTAGGGGAGGTGGTCTACGTAGTCGCGAATCAGCCCGCAGTCGAAGGCGAGTCGGAACTGCTAATACCGGTAGTAAACGCTCGCGCGGTGAGCGCCGAAAACATTATAATCACAGGGGCCCTCGGAGAAGTGTATGCGAACATACTGTCTATTAACGTGACCGGGCTGGAATACGCTGTTAGATCAGTGCTAATGCCGGCTGGTAGCAGGCTTTATATGAGCTACGAGAAGCTTTACATAGTATCGTCTACTCAGCCGTCGATCGTCGACTTGTATAGGAACGTTGTTGAGGCGGCAGCCAGGCTACTCCCCCTTGATGTTTCGGGGAAAATTAAAGTCTATGTTGAAGGGGGAGATCTGACGTCAGCGTATAGCCACCTCGTAGAATACATTAACGGCGTGGACAAGCCCGAAGAGTTCCTAGAGAAGGTGAGGAGGGAATTAGAGTTGGTGGAATTACCCGATTATACGCACATATACGTACTAGGAGTTAGAGGGCTGGGAATCGACTACATTGGTAGCGTTACGGTTGAAGGCAGGGTGCTCGACCAGTTCGCGATCGAGGAGTACGACGGCTACTTTGTCGTTGCAACGACGGTTAACAGTTATAAAGTGAGTTTAGGCTATGTCGTGGTCACATCGCAATTACCTAGTGTAGAGCAAGGCGCTACAATACTTATTTGTAGAGGGACAGAGTGCGTTGATAGAACGGTACCAGTCAGGTACGTGAACGTAAGTAGCGAAGTGATGCCAGGAAAAAACATTTACATGCACCCTTACGTGTCTGTCAGCGATTCGGATAATAGAGTGTACGTAGTAAGCCTTGATTCGCTCACCATCAGAGGGGTTTTGAAGCACCTTGCAAGCGGTGAGAGGATCTACGCTGCGAGATTAATCAAAAACACCCTGTTCCTAGTAACCTTTAGGCAGGTTGACCCACTGTTCGCGATAGACCTCTCGAACCCGGAGAACCCTAAGGTATTGGGCTACTTGAAGATACCCGGTTTTAGTGAGTACTTGCACCCGCTACCGGGAGATACTCTACTCGGCGTCGGGCGCGAGGACCCCTCGAATTTAAAGATATCGTTGTTTGACGTTAAAAACCCGGCTAACATGAGCGAGGTCGTGAAGATAGTAATAAACATGGCATCGAGCCCAGCTCTACAAGACCACCACGCCGTCACGGTTGACCCGGATTACAACCACGTTTACATACCAATCGCACTGTACAGGGCTATGCGAGGTGAAGAACCAACTGGTATAGCGGTAGTGTACTTCGAAAACAGCGCCCTGCAATTAAAGGCCATATTAAGTCACCCAGGCGCGACAAGGGCTCTATACATAGGTAATGAGCTCTACACGGTATCGTCGAGCTCGATCAGGGTATTCAATGTAGAGTCGCTAGAGCTGATCTCGGAGATACCCTTAAAGTAG
- a CDS encoding winged helix-turn-helix domain-containing protein, protein MSRARRGIDNGELSPLDIRIYTLLLESKEPLSVRDIASVLDASPSTVHYHVKKLKRLGLIQDGEEGYVVVGKVTLEDYIVIGRKVVPRLIVYSFFFLGLFLGQLVVALHRGEFTIDSLVAITTSLTAFTLMFLEGYRYRKRILT, encoded by the coding sequence GTGAGTAGAGCACGTAGAGGTATTGACAACGGTGAGCTAAGCCCGTTAGATATAAGAATATACACCCTACTCCTCGAATCTAAAGAGCCTCTTAGCGTCAGAGATATCGCCAGCGTGTTGGACGCCTCGCCAAGCACGGTACACTACCACGTCAAGAAACTGAAAAGGCTGGGATTAATCCAAGATGGCGAGGAAGGCTACGTAGTCGTAGGTAAAGTAACGCTCGAAGACTACATCGTAATCGGAAGGAAAGTGGTGCCCAGGCTGATAGTTTACTCTTTCTTCTTCCTCGGACTTTTCCTAGGACAGCTCGTCGTGGCTTTACATAGAGGCGAGTTCACGATAGACTCCCTCGTGGCGATAACGACTTCCTTAACAGCGTTCACGTTGATGTTCTTAGAGGGCTACAGGTACAGGAAGAGGATCTTGACCTAG
- a CDS encoding MBL fold metallo-hydrolase — protein sequence MKVLFLGVGGWISKPILGHTSILVVSSRGGGLLLDAGEGVVRSLYFHGFKVHDLESVVITHLHGDHVLGLPTLLMFAKHYEKVSSLRVYAPRESVSDLDALLRIVGVDYTGVATLLGVSPGSNVNVGDFTLYFERAVHPVPALSLKIMAEGRCIVYSGDTAYNPALVRLAENCDLLIHEASGHHEDAHLYGHSNVGDAVRVAVESGSRKLILVHYYVDTPALRAPLPEGLEVYLAYPGYELFL from the coding sequence TTGAAAGTACTGTTTCTAGGCGTGGGAGGCTGGATATCTAAGCCCATACTTGGTCACACGTCTATACTAGTAGTGTCGAGTAGAGGAGGAGGGTTGCTACTGGATGCTGGTGAAGGTGTTGTTAGATCTCTCTATTTTCACGGCTTTAAGGTGCATGACCTTGAAAGTGTAGTGATTACCCACCTCCACGGAGACCACGTGCTGGGTTTACCTACGCTACTAATGTTTGCTAAACACTATGAAAAGGTTAGTAGTTTACGCGTATACGCTCCACGGGAGTCCGTTAGCGACCTCGACGCGCTTCTGAGAATAGTGGGTGTAGATTACACGGGCGTAGCAACGCTACTGGGTGTTTCACCAGGTAGCAATGTCAACGTAGGCGACTTCACCCTCTACTTTGAGAGGGCAGTACACCCGGTACCCGCGCTTTCACTAAAGATCATGGCGGAGGGTAGGTGCATAGTGTACTCTGGTGACACCGCCTACAACCCGGCACTCGTAAGGCTCGCGGAGAACTGTGATTTACTAATACATGAGGCGTCGGGGCATCATGAAGATGCTCATTTATATGGGCACAGCAACGTAGGTGATGCGGTAAGGGTGGCCGTAGAATCTGGAAGCAGGAAACTCATTCTAGTACACTACTACGTGGACACGCCAGCCCTAAGGGCGCCCTTACCAGAAGGTCTGGAAGTATATTTGGCGTATCCCGGTTACGAGCTTTTTCTCTAA
- a CDS encoding DUF1152 domain-containing protein, with amino-acid sequence MDCILRPGMRVLLVAIGGGGDVASTAVLKRSLKDINVDCILASIAWERYVYDPSPGPVRLSEIRNYVDSGEYYVAITGESYAIRGGKKLVFQAAKVARLLGEKMYIIDLYGGVEGYTRALEEITLKDGLDLVIGVDVGGDSLATGCEEDLWSPLADWMGLAALSRVRGILAVHSPGSDGELDQEYLLERIDNYARKGGLLAVRSMCARDAKFLEEVLKDINSEASAIPLMAYRGVRGDVELRKGSRRVKVTLLNTFTFFLDAFMVVNSIEPVKGLRYTKSLEEAVKLVNSYGIYTELNLEEDLAKLGVKPEEITGGLLIEVRKRGITRVKSSAMIKYCS; translated from the coding sequence TTGGACTGCATTCTCAGACCGGGTATGAGAGTGCTATTAGTCGCCATTGGTGGAGGAGGCGATGTAGCTTCAACAGCTGTACTTAAACGGTCTTTAAAGGACATTAACGTGGACTGCATACTGGCATCGATAGCCTGGGAAAGGTACGTTTACGATCCCTCACCGGGCCCTGTAAGGCTTAGCGAAATAAGAAACTACGTTGATAGCGGAGAATACTACGTTGCTATAACAGGCGAAAGCTACGCTATACGCGGGGGGAAGAAGTTAGTGTTTCAGGCCGCGAAGGTGGCACGGCTGCTCGGTGAGAAGATGTACATAATAGACCTTTACGGCGGGGTTGAAGGGTACACGAGGGCATTGGAGGAAATCACCCTGAAAGATGGTCTAGACCTCGTGATCGGTGTGGACGTTGGAGGTGATAGTCTGGCAACGGGGTGTGAAGAAGACCTTTGGAGCCCCCTCGCAGACTGGATGGGGTTAGCCGCGCTCTCGAGAGTTAGAGGTATACTTGCAGTGCACTCTCCTGGTAGTGACGGTGAGCTAGATCAAGAATACCTCCTCGAGAGAATTGACAACTACGCACGCAAGGGGGGATTACTCGCAGTGAGGTCCATGTGTGCGCGTGACGCGAAGTTCCTAGAGGAGGTTTTAAAGGACATTAACAGCGAAGCATCCGCCATACCCCTAATGGCCTATCGTGGTGTGAGGGGTGATGTTGAGTTACGTAAAGGATCTAGAAGGGTTAAGGTCACCCTCTTGAACACTTTCACCTTCTTCTTAGATGCCTTTATGGTAGTAAATAGCATTGAGCCTGTAAAAGGGCTTCGTTACACCAAGTCGCTCGAAGAAGCGGTGAAGCTGGTTAATTCTTACGGCATATACACGGAACTCAATTTAGAGGAAGATCTCGCAAAGCTCGGTGTTAAGCCCGAAGAGATAACTGGCGGGCTACTAATAGAGGTTAGAAAACGCGGTATTACTAGGGTTAAAAGTAGCGCCATGATAAAGTACTGTAGTTAA
- a CDS encoding PhoU domain-containing protein: MARYIRKIQFTGKSTYIVSLPKKWVLQHGLLPGSQVVVEETDSYVVIKPFKSGEGGQERIALITVSESDTPESVTRRIIGAYVMGYDKVVIKASGFITPVLRNAVREVVLNKLPGTEIIGEDRSEIQVQVLLSARKAPLVDAIKRLARVVQSVLRDACSVVESGDVKMAQEIAREDDSIDRVFFYVVRLINQVTSGSVEKEAVANGVELITYRVLSKLLERIGDHATNIAVNATELIERKDLLRSVNTLCIESLEVYGMAIEAFFEKNPLAIEEIASRARQLKRSEEQLLGSVIQILKPGELISLRMLLESIRRVAEYSKDIGELTLDISIDKVVVQQQVPVKELAK; the protein is encoded by the coding sequence TTGGCGAGATATATTAGGAAAATCCAATTTACCGGTAAATCGACGTATATCGTGTCACTACCGAAAAAATGGGTACTTCAGCACGGTCTACTACCTGGTAGCCAGGTAGTAGTTGAAGAGACGGATTCTTACGTGGTGATCAAGCCCTTTAAGTCAGGTGAGGGCGGGCAGGAGAGGATTGCCCTTATCACGGTTTCCGAGAGCGATACCCCCGAGTCGGTTACTAGGAGAATTATTGGTGCTTACGTAATGGGCTACGACAAGGTAGTAATCAAGGCGAGCGGCTTTATTACGCCGGTACTTCGTAATGCAGTACGCGAGGTAGTGCTTAACAAACTGCCCGGTACCGAGATCATCGGCGAGGACCGGTCGGAGATACAGGTACAGGTACTTCTCAGTGCTAGGAAGGCCCCGCTAGTAGATGCTATTAAGAGGCTTGCTAGGGTCGTGCAATCTGTTCTCCGTGATGCCTGTAGTGTTGTTGAAAGCGGAGATGTAAAGATGGCCCAGGAAATAGCGAGAGAGGACGATAGCATTGACAGGGTGTTCTTCTACGTCGTCAGGCTGATCAACCAGGTGACCAGTGGAAGCGTCGAGAAGGAGGCCGTTGCAAACGGCGTGGAGCTAATTACGTACAGAGTTTTAAGCAAGTTACTTGAGAGGATAGGAGATCATGCTACTAACATTGCAGTGAACGCGACCGAGCTCATAGAGCGCAAGGACCTGCTAAGGAGTGTGAACACTCTATGCATAGAGTCCCTCGAAGTATACGGCATGGCCATAGAGGCGTTTTTCGAAAAGAACCCACTTGCTATCGAAGAGATAGCCTCCCGTGCTCGGCAACTAAAGAGATCGGAAGAACAGCTTCTCGGTTCGGTGATTCAGATCCTTAAACCAGGCGAGCTTATCTCTCTTAGAATGCTACTTGAAAGCATTAGGAGGGTGGCAGAGTACTCAAAAGACATAGGCGAGTTAACGCTCGACATCAGTATCGACAAAGTAGTGGTACAGCAACAAGTACCCGTTAAAGAACTAGCTAAATGA
- a CDS encoding rhomboid family intramembrane serine protease, producing the protein MAILPGEGVRGRYKPVITSLLIVMNVLVYLYTSIGSEIPLLQSSMESVLTYGFKPVYLFSNPLEAFTRVFTSMFIHADLFHIFFNMYFLWLFGSRIEGFLGPKKMLALYFLSGFSAVLFHVAFIPVGGYDALTVPAVGASGAISGVLGTYLLMLPYTKFVMCTFYFLIPFCFRLPASAFLVIWFAEQVIYGYMKLGGVAYFAHIGGFVMGLALAPLLVRGITRRPRHLDYVYRYFAELYGIQLTRPRGIGTGTKVVLALLLVGVIAGFLYGAYTAYKYTGSTLYALDITVGATTNGVQNDQVLLGVIDDEVVIMGPQIYDSSYPYALVRVLLNRLGPVLHNTSYLNSVILRSYYSYTVPVNNIPVKVELNVDRAEYDGRGVAVYMKGTMETAIVLITRGGARLENVELSFVISAHTVNLVLFTALSMIAMAMCVFGISAVIRGEEVAVFSQSSLPEIFPYI; encoded by the coding sequence GTGGCTATACTTCCGGGAGAGGGCGTTCGCGGCCGGTATAAACCGGTGATTACGAGCCTGCTGATCGTGATGAATGTCCTAGTCTACTTGTATACAAGCATTGGATCTGAAATACCACTTTTACAGTCGTCCATGGAAAGCGTGCTAACGTACGGCTTTAAGCCTGTTTACTTGTTTTCAAACCCGCTGGAAGCCTTCACGAGGGTATTTACCAGCATGTTCATACACGCAGACCTCTTCCACATATTCTTCAACATGTATTTTCTCTGGTTATTTGGTTCGAGGATAGAGGGTTTTCTAGGCCCAAAGAAAATGCTCGCTCTTTACTTCTTATCGGGCTTTTCAGCAGTACTTTTCCACGTAGCGTTTATACCGGTCGGAGGCTATGATGCACTAACAGTACCCGCCGTTGGGGCCTCGGGAGCTATAAGTGGCGTTCTAGGAACGTACCTGCTCATGCTACCTTACACGAAGTTTGTAATGTGCACTTTTTACTTCCTAATACCCTTCTGCTTTAGGTTACCGGCATCGGCGTTTCTAGTAATATGGTTTGCCGAGCAAGTAATCTACGGCTACATGAAACTAGGAGGTGTTGCGTATTTTGCACACATAGGTGGCTTCGTAATGGGCCTTGCACTAGCACCGTTACTCGTGAGGGGAATTACACGTAGACCGAGGCACCTGGACTACGTGTACAGGTATTTTGCAGAGCTGTACGGTATACAGCTGACCAGGCCCAGAGGCATTGGAACCGGTACGAAGGTCGTACTTGCATTGCTCCTAGTAGGGGTGATTGCCGGCTTCCTTTACGGAGCCTACACTGCATACAAGTATACAGGCTCCACACTATATGCACTGGACATAACCGTAGGCGCTACTACCAATGGAGTGCAAAACGATCAAGTATTACTGGGAGTGATTGACGATGAAGTTGTAATTATGGGCCCTCAGATCTATGACAGCTCATACCCATACGCATTAGTGAGAGTACTGCTGAATAGGCTTGGCCCCGTGCTCCATAATACGAGCTACTTGAACAGCGTGATACTCAGGTCATATTATAGCTACACCGTGCCGGTAAATAACATACCGGTTAAGGTCGAGTTGAATGTTGACAGGGCTGAGTATGACGGGCGCGGTGTTGCGGTATACATGAAGGGCACCATGGAAACGGCAATAGTACTGATAACTCGGGGAGGAGCCAGGCTCGAAAACGTCGAACTAAGCTTTGTCATTAGTGCTCATACAGTCAACCTAGTGCTCTTCACCGCGCTATCCATGATCGCCATGGCCATGTGCGTTTTCGGCATATCGGCTGTAATACGCGGAGAGGAGGTTGCCGTCTTCTCACAGTCAAGCCTACCGGAAATTTTTCCCTACATTTGA
- a CDS encoding nitroreductase family protein: MEAHLEFLKSRRSIRKFRSEPPPRDLILKAVDAARFAPSAKNSQPWRFIVVEDPQVKNKLANIHPSAKPLKESPLAVVVVCHVDESPVSYMLDCANATVYLLLALHAVGLGAVWIQALRNIEEIRQALEIPNNAIPVAIIAVGYPNESPSTRPRKPLNELVYLNKYGNKALK; encoded by the coding sequence GTGGAAGCCCACTTGGAGTTTTTAAAGTCTAGAAGAAGTATCAGGAAGTTTCGATCGGAGCCGCCGCCGAGAGACCTGATCTTGAAGGCAGTTGATGCTGCTAGATTTGCTCCAAGCGCCAAGAACAGCCAGCCCTGGAGATTCATCGTCGTAGAAGACCCCCAGGTAAAGAATAAACTCGCGAACATACATCCCTCCGCAAAACCCCTTAAAGAATCACCACTAGCAGTAGTCGTAGTCTGCCACGTAGACGAGTCACCGGTGTCATATATGCTTGACTGTGCAAACGCAACTGTGTACCTCTTACTGGCACTACACGCCGTGGGCTTGGGAGCGGTGTGGATACAGGCTCTGAGGAATATTGAGGAAATCAGGCAAGCACTCGAAATACCCAACAACGCCATTCCAGTTGCGATAATAGCTGTGGGTTATCCCAATGAATCCCCTTCAACGAGGCCTAGAAAGCCTTTAAATGAACTGGTATATCTAAACAAGTATGGAAATAAGGCATTAAAATGA
- a CDS encoding ABC transporter ATP-binding protein — protein MNIEVPVLDARNIYFKYPRGGPVLRGVNLTVLRREHVLIVGDTGSGKTTLTRILTKMGTLIYEGELSGTIRILGRRIEDIDINELTRLVHVIGQNPYSYFTEPLVREDLLNYALRVHGSQERAERAVKKVIEATGVHELLDRYFYELSGGEARRVLVAKTLVSDPILLLFDEPLMWLDDSGVNEFLDLLGLLRRLGKSVIIFEHRFLPVIRGVDRVYLLERGVLRDVTELALKLIKMRLNPVSELAVKRTSTGRTVLELQRVCYSYGSNPVLRGVNLEVREADSVLIYGLNGSGKTTLLKVIAGYLKPREGTVKRYYEVMYIPQNIILFYTEETVEKELREICKARKRGEACISEGKERIKALGVDLQQSPFNLSHGQMVKLSVVLAQTAGAKILLIDEPFSGLTYSDRVKLLEYLKDSVNTFIVTTSTLDAYQRGVWTKTYKLENGLLAELSGSSKYPLQYAAQFYEALKHGISY, from the coding sequence ATGAATATTGAAGTACCGGTGCTTGATGCGAGGAACATCTACTTTAAATACCCGAGAGGGGGCCCCGTACTAAGGGGGGTCAACTTAACCGTATTACGCAGAGAGCACGTATTAATCGTCGGTGATACTGGTTCAGGTAAAACCACTCTTACTCGTATTTTAACCAAGATGGGGACGCTCATCTACGAGGGAGAGCTCTCTGGCACCATCCGGATCCTTGGTAGAAGAATTGAGGATATAGACATAAACGAGCTGACTAGGCTAGTTCATGTTATAGGGCAAAACCCCTACTCGTACTTTACAGAGCCGCTCGTGCGGGAGGATCTACTCAACTACGCGTTAAGAGTCCACGGCTCCCAGGAGCGGGCTGAAAGAGCTGTAAAAAAGGTAATTGAAGCTACCGGCGTGCACGAGCTCCTCGACAGGTATTTCTACGAGTTATCCGGTGGAGAGGCGCGCCGCGTACTCGTCGCAAAGACGCTCGTGTCGGACCCCATCTTACTACTATTCGACGAGCCGCTAATGTGGCTCGATGATAGTGGCGTCAACGAATTCTTAGATCTTCTCGGGCTACTGAGGAGGCTTGGCAAGTCCGTCATAATCTTTGAGCACAGGTTTCTACCGGTTATAAGAGGCGTGGACAGGGTTTACTTGCTGGAGCGTGGTGTACTGCGCGACGTCACGGAGCTCGCTCTCAAGCTTATCAAGATGCGGTTAAACCCTGTATCCGAGTTAGCGGTGAAGCGCACGAGTACCGGTAGAACGGTCCTCGAATTGCAACGTGTATGCTACTCTTACGGTAGTAATCCTGTTCTGCGCGGCGTGAACTTGGAAGTACGTGAAGCAGACTCCGTACTTATATACGGCTTGAACGGTAGTGGCAAGACGACCTTGCTCAAGGTAATTGCCGGTTACTTGAAGCCGCGAGAGGGCACTGTTAAGAGGTATTACGAGGTCATGTACATACCCCAAAACATCATCCTCTTCTATACCGAGGAAACTGTTGAAAAGGAACTCAGAGAGATCTGTAAAGCGAGAAAGCGCGGAGAAGCATGTATAAGCGAAGGTAAGGAGAGAATTAAAGCGCTGGGAGTAGACTTGCAGCAATCACCGTTCAATCTGAGCCACGGTCAGATGGTAAAGCTTTCCGTGGTCCTAGCCCAGACGGCCGGGGCCAAAATACTATTAATTGATGAGCCGTTTTCAGGCTTAACGTACAGCGATAGGGTTAAGTTACTAGAGTACCTGAAAGACTCGGTGAACACCTTCATAGTGACCACCAGTACGCTGGACGCGTACCAGAGAGGGGTGTGGACTAAGACTTACAAGCTTGAAAACGGTTTACTCGCAGAGCTATCAGGTAGCTCGAAGTACCCGCTACAATATGCTGCGCAGTTCTACGAGGCGCTTAAACATGGCATCAGCTATTAG
- a CDS encoding HesA/MoeB/ThiF family protein: MALSSEELERYDRQIRLFGVEGQEKLKKSRVLVVGVGGLGSPAALYLVATGIGEVILVDSERVELSNLNRQVLYWTRDIGKFKVESASEKLRELNPNVRIRGYSRRADEELLDQLVHEADLVIDGLDNWKTRFMLNRICVKHRKPLIHAGVYGVYGQLLVVVPGITPCLQCVMVKEPPERGPLPVLGTTPGLLAMIQVTEAIKILTGYGEPALNRLIVYNGYTMEFREVTISRNPNCPVCGGLS, translated from the coding sequence TTGGCTCTCAGCAGTGAGGAATTAGAACGCTACGATAGGCAGATCAGGCTGTTTGGCGTGGAAGGCCAGGAAAAGCTCAAGAAGTCCAGGGTCCTAGTAGTGGGTGTCGGGGGTCTCGGCTCGCCGGCCGCCCTCTACCTGGTAGCAACGGGAATAGGCGAAGTTATTCTAGTCGACTCCGAGAGAGTGGAGCTGAGCAACCTAAATAGGCAAGTACTCTACTGGACACGTGACATTGGTAAGTTCAAGGTTGAATCAGCGTCCGAAAAACTACGTGAGCTCAACCCGAACGTGAGGATCAGGGGCTACTCGAGGAGAGCGGACGAAGAACTGCTAGATCAGCTCGTGCACGAAGCAGACCTGGTTATAGATGGGCTGGACAACTGGAAAACCAGGTTCATGCTAAATAGGATCTGCGTAAAGCACCGCAAACCACTAATACACGCAGGTGTTTACGGAGTCTACGGTCAGTTACTAGTAGTGGTGCCCGGAATTACGCCTTGCCTACAGTGCGTTATGGTTAAGGAACCCCCCGAGAGGGGGCCCCTCCCGGTGCTGGGCACCACACCGGGGCTCCTAGCGATGATCCAGGTCACGGAGGCGATAAAGATCTTAACGGGTTACGGTGAGCCAGCGTTAAACAGGCTAATAGTGTATAACGGTTACACGATGGAGTTCCGAGAAGTAACCATCTCCAGGAATCCGAACTGCCCCGTGTGCGGTGGTTTAAGCTAA
- a CDS encoding pyridoxal-phosphate dependent enzyme yields MLLSSVRGELLPLEKYIHVLGDVIREWSAPPVHVNEDNTVMDNLETYNALWALGPRFIPVKDAQSGPLERISLNELDLYYELEAWNPRVYDNVVELVSRDIPTPMVKLKSLSTGNVVVWAKLEWYHPFSLSIKDRVAWYMLTSAIERGFIKSNVLYEPTSTNTGLGLVGLANYYNLKTRVYLPSTTQKCIDYLFVAMGAEVVRKNTPITTAMIDSVILDAARNGAVVLNQFENDLNFIVHLKYTTKEVDYQLASRGRRPKVVIGGLGTSGHLSALSFYFKNKYGDVRVYGVQPRPGSLIPGIRRVETGMKWVRLVEVDKIIDVSLEDAFEAVLYVARRDGILVGLSAGAVLYATKTLIENNEIEGDVVVVVPDHGTKYVELMEHLLEKMCPDVPVTSIA; encoded by the coding sequence GTGTTGCTTAGTAGTGTACGTGGAGAGCTACTCCCACTTGAAAAGTACATCCACGTACTCGGAGACGTAATCAGAGAATGGAGTGCTCCACCTGTACACGTAAATGAAGACAACACCGTCATGGATAACTTGGAAACGTACAATGCGCTGTGGGCGCTCGGTCCACGCTTCATACCAGTGAAGGATGCCCAGAGCGGGCCCCTTGAGCGGATCTCATTAAATGAACTCGACCTCTACTACGAGCTGGAGGCGTGGAATCCGAGAGTCTATGATAATGTAGTTGAGCTCGTTAGCAGGGACATACCAACACCAATGGTTAAGTTAAAGTCTCTCAGTACGGGCAATGTAGTAGTGTGGGCTAAGCTTGAATGGTACCATCCGTTTAGTTTGAGCATTAAGGATAGGGTAGCCTGGTACATGCTCACCAGCGCCATTGAGCGGGGCTTTATTAAGAGCAATGTTTTATACGAGCCCACATCTACGAACACGGGGCTCGGGCTCGTAGGACTTGCAAATTACTACAACCTCAAGACCCGGGTTTACTTGCCGTCAACTACGCAGAAATGCATAGACTACCTCTTCGTAGCTATGGGCGCCGAAGTTGTCAGGAAAAACACTCCAATAACGACGGCAATGATAGACTCGGTGATCTTGGACGCCGCGAGAAACGGCGCAGTAGTTCTGAACCAGTTTGAAAACGACTTAAACTTCATAGTCCACTTGAAGTACACGACCAAGGAAGTGGATTACCAGCTGGCGAGCAGAGGTAGAAGGCCTAAGGTTGTGATCGGAGGCCTCGGCACTTCAGGCCATCTCTCAGCCCTTTCGTTCTACTTCAAGAACAAATACGGAGATGTAAGGGTGTATGGGGTTCAGCCAAGGCCTGGCTCGCTCATACCTGGTATACGGAGAGTCGAGACCGGGATGAAGTGGGTGCGCCTGGTCGAGGTGGACAAGATCATCGACGTGTCCCTGGAAGATGCATTCGAGGCCGTTCTATACGTAGCTAGGAGAGACGGCATCCTCGTAGGTCTCAGTGCCGGCGCTGTGCTATACGCAACAAAGACCCTCATCGAAAACAACGAGATAGAAGGCGACGTTGTGGTCGTGGTACCTGATCACGGTACCAAGTACGTAGAATTGATGGAGCATCTGCTGGAAAAGATGTGTCCAGATGTCCCGGTTACGAGTATAGCTTAG